ccttaaaattcgtgaaaagtcaaatagaaTTCTTAAGGTGAATAGAAAAAGTATTATACAACAATATGAAGGAAGGTATGCCAAAATGTTAGATATTTTTTATGATGAtcgtattttttattaatttagattgtTATTTAATCTTAAtgtaaattgtaataataattaaatttgatgtaaatattatatgacttgtttattgataaattaatttttactctaACTTAATGCATTAGTTGAACAATATAAGATTGATTTATACATTAAAAGTCAATAAATGTACTAAATTACTCCCAAACCttatttaatcaaaattttatttatgttcgtgaatagaaaattataaatgaactTACAACGTATTAAGTGATAAAATTTATCGACAAACCGACAACTAGTCGACCAATAAGTGTTTTGAAAGAACAATCAATAAATGTACAAGCGTTGAGCGTTTTCGTCAAGCTAAGATCTGAGGAAGGGTACGACGGTCAATtacttttaataataatgattgattttatattaaaaatagactAAGGGCATTTctgtaatttcattaaaaatgacaacacaataaaaatagtgattttttaattaattgggttttttttatttttattttttttttgatgtggTTGAGAAAAAGGCAATAGTCAAAAGTTTAAAAATCAAAGGAAAAACTAGTGTGAAACTGCGACAAATTCAAAGGAACAGAAAAAAATTCAGCGATACTACTTGTGAAGACACGAAAGCTCCAAGAATGTAGTCAACTGATCGAGCAAACGAGTCTATACAAGAATTACTCTGTTATGTCACATATCATCACCAATTCACCACATCAACACAAAATATACTTCACATTTGCAGGACATGAAAGTGTACATTCCTCAGTTGTAGATACCAATTACTGATAATATTACACCATTTCCTATAAGAAGCTATAGATAGTCCGAATGCATCCTGATACAATCAATTTTTGAGCTACCTCAACCCTTTTTACCATTCATCATCGAGCGTAGCTCGGTGAAAGCACAAGACCGTACAAGCAAAtaagaagaatgaaaaaagttcAATGACTAGAGCTCCTGTCTCGATAAGATTAGCGTGTCGTAGAATTATAGGAATTGCAATGCTTCCTACTGAAGATGCTCCTGTCAAGAATTTAGCCGCGTCTATCCAACTGCAAACGTAACGCATGATAAAATGAACGTCTAGAGCGGAGAATATAATTGCAATAgagtatttaaaatattagaaaTAACCACATGTATATAATTTTATGAAGTACCATATGAATGTGTATAATATGCATGTCTAGCCCCGATTATCGGGATTTCAAAAAAGTTCATTACCAGCTTTGAGGTAGTAACAAATGGAAAATTAGAAACGAAAATTTACGAAGAAAAACAATGGTTAGGGACTAGGATCGAGTGTTTTCATAGACATTAAAGCGAGTCTGTGTTTATAGCAATTGCAATACTATAACCATCATTTAATGCCACCTACGAAGTACAGAATGAGCGGTATTACCAGAACTCGTGATAACAGCCAAACAAAATGATCAGAAAAACGCCTAATTAGTGGGTAAAAAACGATGTAAAACTTGATTCTGAAACCCCGCCACAAATACCATTTAGAAAAGAGaggttataaataaatttctacgAAAATATTCAGTTTCCTCGATACTTAAATATGATTGATGCCTTACAGAGGGAATCTGGCTACTCTCTTCTGACTTGCACCCGTCACTAGTAATTACTCCCCAAATGCCAAATCCTATAGTTTCCTACTGTGACACATGTTCGACATCACACGGTGGATCATTGTTATCAGTTGAGTTCTTAAAGTAGAAACATCATACAAATATGATGGTCCGAAATATATTCTTATAATGGAGCACGTGGATGTTAAAACATCCACCATTAAGTTCATCTTGCATGACAATACTTACTGGCTATTTACTTGGAATCGGGTACTAATGTCGGATATTGGTATGTGTCCAAGCGTCATACTAATGTCTGAGCATCAAGGAATAAGGATCATACAcaggtacgtgaagcaaaatgaagagtctgaGTAACATAGCTTACAGGTTACTAAGGTTTTAAGGTAAACTTTCAAAGAATAAACCCAACAAATCAAGATATATACTCTTAAGCAGGCTCGTAACTACAGAGACAATCTTGGGATTTGGATGCAGTCAGATTAACAGTCACAAACCAGTGGCAATGTAACAATTGATTCCTGAGCAAGCATATATTAGGTAAAATTACAGCAAAATGACAATATATTGATTGCTTATTTAAAATCGATTAGTAATCTTACCCTCCACCATCTCGACTTACTAAAAATTGTGTCGATCCACCTCCAAAGAACAGGCAGGGCATGGGGACAACCACATACATGAGAGCTACAAGAAACAAAGCAaccaaaatcatcaaaatgcaACTTACAGTACAATCAGATGTCTTTTTCGACGTATAGATGCTAGAATCTAGAATGTACCTGACAATAGCGGCCACCAGTTACTATAAATTGCACAGGCCTGCAACAAACAAAACAGAGATTTAAAAATACGAAATCAGGAGTCCAATGCTTACAATCCATATTACACCTGTTGGGGTTAAAGGGTTTGATCCAGTTACAAATCTAGTACTTAACAGTTTGGTTCTCCAATGAAATTCTTCCCTACATCAATGACATTTCATCATCTTGGGCCTCATCATGTAGAAGCTTACTATCAGATGATAAGTTATTCCTTTGGCAAACTTACATAGGTCAAACCGTCAAATGTTTAACAGCTTATGGCTGATTTCCTGTTCCTTATATGCACCATTACCATTATCACAAGTTCAAAGAATTGCAACAAGACAAGGTGTACCAAAGGCTTCAAAGGACTCTCTTTGGTGTGTTTTACATGGAAGTATGAAGCAATGAGAAATATCATCTAGATTTTAAGTGCTAATCTCATGTCCATTGCTTTCTAGTCCCAAACACACCTGAAATtttaaacattaataaaaacatacatAGAACGATTACCCAGGCTCAGGACATGCTGCTTATCCAAATTCAAGGCTCACACACAATCTTAATCTTGTCAAAAACTTCTTGAGACGGGCCTCAAGGCTCAGCTGCATACTGCTTATCCAAACTCAAGAGAATATTGCGCCTTATCAAAAGTCTCAAAGACCCAAATAAACCTAATTAAGATCTACAAGCCTAACATGTACATAAAAACCTAAACCTCACCCACTGCTAATCAAAAAGTAATTCTGCTAAAAAGAAACCTAAATTGTCAAGCAAGATTGGCCAAGTAATTCAAAAAATGCAGATGTTGAAAAATCTAAAGAGCAACAAAATCAAACAGAAAAACTTGCCAGTATCTGCAACATGATGCTGACGGAGGACGTAAATGCAAGAATACAAAGCCtgtaaattcattcaaaatcaAGTTCAAAACTCCATAACAAtgcaaaaaaaagcataaaataagTTCCATATAGAGTATATTGGTACTTACACTGAAAGTGAATCCAATCATCAATTGACAGCAAGCCCCAAATGCATCAAACAAACAAGAATCAGCTAAAGAATTGTTTAAAGAAATATTTACTTAGTAAACCCTTTAAGATGCTTAAATTTTTGTAACTCCGACAAATTAATGTAGGACTATTATCAagtacaaaacaaaaacaattaaaaggtaaaaaaaattccaattttACTATTTGGGTTTTTCtcaattgcaaaaaaaaaaaaatctaaaattgatGGAAGAATTAGAAACCCTAACTTCTTTAACcactaaattaagaaaaattccATATTTTTAACATCTGGGGTTTACATATGTAGTTGGAATTGATTATAATCCTTTAAAATGCAAGGAATTGTAGTGATCAGATATATCAGGATCAATTCAAAACAGGAATCAATATGAAattaagaagaaaataaaattgaaaaagagaGGAATTGACCTTCAACTGTCATAGCCATGATTGCGGAAGATGAAATTCCGAAGATAAATAATGAACGGGAGATTGTGAATTTGCGATCAACTAGCTGGAATTGAAATCGTGGAAAAGGAGAAAGCAAATGTTGTAGAGTTGTAAAATGTAAACTATTGGGGGActtcctttttccttttcttttttttaagtttttaaattttttttttttagttacaTATAGAACTACAACAACAATTAAGTCAGaatggaatttattattttttaacttgCAAAGTTTATCTGCTCCGACTAAAATAACTTTAAttctataataaaattttttttttcattgatacTTTCatctatttatattaaatatctcatttgagttttcactaattttaagaaaacaaaaataaaaaccacATGAGAGTATGGATAATTATTTAGGACTTTTGATAGTGTAACTAATCATACTAACGAATGTTTTTGGGCGTTTATtaataaggataaaattaatttgatatagTAGActagaatatattttaaatttgaaattttgcgaaaattaattttaaaagatagaatatattttaaaatttttaattttatattgtcgactaaaatatattttaatttttaaatttataaacaaattatacgtcaaaatatattatattatttaaatttgttttttgtttccTAGTTTACtctcaaatatattattattctaaaTTAAGGTGGATTTATAGTAGTTGTTCAACATGGATGAGTTGATTGTTGGGTACTCgtaatattttaaaagtattattttgtatgaatataaatttctttttgtaaggctttttactttttgtttttgattttttcctCCTAAAAATTACAACACTATTAAAAGTTTTGATAGGCTATAACATTCTCATGCTCATTTTTATGTATGTCAttaaatttaagttaattaaaaaaaaaaaaaaaagactaacTCACAATATTCATCATATAATGGTCACAAACAATCAAAttacataataattttaattcttacCACACCATAAAAATGAGACAAGTCTCAAACACATACTagtatacatataatatagaacaaacatatttattttAGAAGCGTAATAATAGTGGTAAATGGTAATACAAACTCATATTTAAGTCAAATTAAAcctttaataataaaacatagtcttaattatacataaaccgtgtataaatataaattctaatcataattaattttgacAAACTCAATTTGCCTTTTCTCAGAAGCCATGTATTTGAAGTAAACTTGGCCATAATCCTTGAGTCTTTTGAATAATTGAGGCCTATCTTCGGTGATTAGTTCCTTAAATGGTCCAATCTCTTTCTCTTTGTTTGGAAGAGGGAGCATTGCCAAAGAGATCCTATCACATTGTGGGTTTATGACCACTTTGTGTATAGGACTCTTAAATATGCCATTGCTTGCTATCTGCAACACAAGTAGAGATGTTCAAAACAGATGCGATCGACACTTATTCGACATTATATGACTGGAGTATTGGACTCGACATTGTATAACCAAGCCTGATATTGATTcgacataaaaaaaatgaatttgcagtgatgtaaaaattaatgtgaacaCTAGACTCGATAATTTAAATGAACACTTCTAAACACAAATTACTAATGAATGAATCATTTTTACATTTTGTTTAGGAATTAGGATGACTTTTGGTGATGTCAAATTAACCTAATCTaaatagaatatatataatttaagcTCGAAAGATTTTTACTTTTGATTCGTTCTGAGATGACTTTTGCTGATGCCAAATTAAGTTAATCTAAATAGTGTCTACAGATGATGCATTTTAATgtttaacaataacaacaataatgtcaaagttttaatcccaaaatatTGAAATCACATACATGAATCTGTAGATATTTTCACCGGTCATCTACATATAAATGAATCAATGcattttaatgttatttatcAATGACAACAAATAGAATGTTAAAGCCTTAACCTCAAAATATTGATATCACATATATGAATCAGTAGATCATTTTCAGCGTTTATCAATCTATATAAATTCTCATTCtccattcattttaatttttcatcattTCAAAATGTAAATCTAAACAATATGTATACGATTCAGCGAACTAAAGATTtaagaaaagataaaaaaaaaatacctccAATTGATCACCAACATGAATAACAAGGGCATGAGGAATGATAGGAACCCTAAACCATTGATTATCTTTTAAGACTTGGAGTCCTTCAATATCTTTGTCTTGCAATAGAATAGTAATGGCAGATCCATCAGTATGTGCTTTCAAACCAACAACTTGACTAGCATTTGGACATCTTGGATAAAAATTGAACCTTGCATGCATTTCATCTTCTTTATCATCTCCCCATAGCTCATAAAATCTATTCTCATCTAGCTTCAATGAGCTTGACATGGCTTTTAGGAGTGTATTAGTTACTAATTTTGTCTTGGCTGAATATTCATGCAAAGTTTCCCTGTCATTAACAAGGAGTTAAGCCAAATTATTAAGTAGGGTTAGTTCTGCGGAATAGTCAGAAGTGTGATGAATAAGAATTCAGGAAAAAAGTTATctcaaaatgtaaaaaaatatattttattattggcAAAacctttattttatatgattgatGCAACtcataatctttttattttaaattacagGATAGGCGTAGAAGGAGGTGCAGTTAATGAGAATTGAATTTGGTCACGTATAGAGAATATGACACTTATTGTTTATAATGAGGCATGACTGAATTCTCAACTCAAAACTTAATTAATACATATGCATTTGATCGAGAAcgagatattattattattattattaaatatttttattataaaatcaaatataatttcatagAAATAAACTTTACAAAAAGTTGATGGAGAGTTGAGCAACAAGTTGAGCACCTTTTAAATTACCTGAAATTTAGAGGATATTGAGGCCAAAAGAGGACTTGATGTTTATGTTGAGGGTAGACTTGAAGATGAAGTTTATCATTCCAATTGAAGTTGGCTTGACGAATAGAATTGTCATTTCCATAACCTTCAAGGCTACCATCTTTTGAAGAGTACTTCTCCTTTTGTTCTAAAGGCAATTTGAAGAACTCCTTCCCCATTTCTCTTACCTCATCTAGCAATTCACTTGTCATTCCATGGTTCACAAGCTAATCAATTCCATTATCATTGTACAAAGGTTAGTTTCGTACTAATAAAACATTTGtaacataaaaaacaaattatgaaTAACTAAATTTAAATCCATTATGAACTCATTTCATCAGACTCAACAGTTCTGGGTTTGATCCACgaaaaattatacataaatataGATCCGGGTCTAATCAGACCCGATATCCAGACCTAATCCATGCTTCTCTACCCCAAgcagttatatatttttttgagtaCTTAGTATGCCGAGAAGTGAAAAGAGCGTatctaaaatcaaaatcaaaactatACTATAAAAAAATGCgacatatattttaattaaaataagattCAGTTCTCATcaacttataatttataacaaTCTAGCATATACGAAAGAGCACATTGAAAATTATCCTACAAGTAGTCAAGTATATTACGTATTTACGTTTGTGGTTGTTTGTCATGACCTTAATTATGTGTCATAGGTACGGTTAACAATTTTAACTTCTCATAAATTAACATACGTcaagattaaaatattataacgtGTGAGATTGTGAGCAAGTCTCACATCAAAAGTTTGGTAGAGTATTTATATACTATgtaagtttaattattttagtaaattttaagaACCCTTATGGCAAGGGTCGAGTCCAAACGTACCCaacatattaatttataatatatgatttatgatttgttaaatataataaatttgagtAAAATTTAGTGATCAAAGTAGTATTAATTTGTATCTTtatataaattagaaaattgaCATTTTGTTGTAATTTAATATAAAGAATACAAAAGTAGTTTTAATTTCCGCATAAGGCAGGGTACGGGCggggttttctttttcttgaaagATGCAGACAAATCATACCCGTTCTCCCAAAAagggagtaaagagagatgcgcgcagtcaagaaaccccccaactaaTACCTGTGCCCAATAGAGATTAAACCTCAAACTTTCTGTTCCATATGTAGATGCTCTATTCATTGAGTCACAAGcgcttttgattagttttgatttgtatctttatatatatatatatatatatatatatatatatatatatatatatatatatatatatatatgatagaaTCTAATTAGGCAAATGTTATATAACGTATTATGATGCTTAAATTATTAGtgtattaaatttttagttgaattaatCTTTTGACAGGGTATCAGACCTAATGTTAAAAGATGTTACATATTCAAATTAAATCATATTCAACCCTTATCAAAAgtgaaatattttgtactatatATGAGAAGGGTATATCATGCATTCACAATTCTAACCAGAGGTGTTTAAAACAGATTTGATGACTCAATTTTCACCCTAATTAAACTCTAATGTTTAAAGGCGTATTAGATCACTATAAAAAGTACTATGCgcttcaaccatcaacttataAGTCATGATCACATGACAACAAAATAATAGCAGTATAAATGAGGGGATGAAAAGAGGAAATAGCCATAGAACAAACCTGAAAACAACCCCAAGAACTAAGAGCAGATCGAAGTTTCTGAAGTTCATCAGAATTTGATGAAAAAAGTAGCGAATAATCGATGATTGGAATGTCCATCAAAGGAACAGAAAGTTGATCATGATCATCAGTATGATGTTGGAGGTAACTTTCAGGCACAATGCCTCCTTCAAGAAGTTCTTGCACTGGCTTCAAAGAGGCAGTAGGAGGAgccattattattttattattttttatttaaagttagGTTAAAACTTTAGCTAGGAGTAGGAATTAAGAACTATAAACTTCTTTGtgaatgtttagaattgatGGTGTAATGCAAATGAGATGAGAggatcatatatttatattggtGGATTATCTCGCTATTCATATAGTTTCGTtttgtagttgaatttatttatttatttattttctagaaAGTATGTTTAGATtagttgaatttatttatttatttattttctagaaAGTATGTTTAGGTATAATCTATTTCACCAAATTTTAAGAGTGTTGATGTGTTTGAgaaatgatttttttgttaaatttagattgatttttgacttttggtcagttaaaatatgaaatttgTAGTAGTATTTGATTAATGGCTTAAATCAGTTAAAAAGTTGGCTTTTAGACAAAATAAATagtacaaattttcattaattgGCTTTTGTCGTTTAAATTAACATGTTttataaacaaccaaaattaatttttactagaTATCAATTTAACATCTGAAAAATAACCTAACAAGTAGCATTTCAATCAAATACTTTCATCTCATCAAGACAACTAAAACAACTCAAACAATCATTTGTCaactaaactttaaaaaaaaaaccaattgcTAATTGTTTTTCTCTAACATCGCCCTAAGAGTTAACTTAATAGTTAACAAAATAGTCAATGCTAAAAGCTGGTCAAACAATCCAAAAGGCGACTACTTAGGTTTTTACTCCAATGTTTTAAAATGACTGACACCTATATATGTAacaggagcggcaatctcgatacatagttaacatataataataatgtttaatacaaaaatattgtggaagtctcaaaatgccgaactgttaaaaactttaaatcataaaaactgaaactgtttaaaacaaaagtaaaatattacatctgataagaaataatgtttgctcaaaatgaaaaaaatacatcatcatcaagtcatcaataaagatacaaaaagcagctaagttttcgataaatagtaattgttgtggcctggatcgaaatctgaactaaatcctgcaaaatgtgTCATCCATGATATGGATGACAGCCGATCGAATCAGttagcgcttaacgccgagcataacttcctatccagctcaaaatacaaaaaatatacgctacatttacaaaataataatttaagtacgaacttataattaattaacatcacGGTATACTTTCACcatattttttttctgttccatacttttaagtcattaagataccattcttaATCGTGACAGAATTAcattactgccacttatacaattcggcaATCTCAATatttaagtaagttcatttggttaatactcataactgtaccatgcatcatagaatcaacactaatcaagtttattactgatcaacaagcacatcaatatgacacctgatatatataagggtctggttaggtgaggatcgtagtcctaaaccctaactgtagtgggagtcgtcacccctccaatacaatttatgctcgagctctacaggataggtagctaaccccctgtcttacatcgtattttacgtgccggccaacacgggcgctgggattttacatgccggtccatggttcgacattaccttactatcagggtcattcaatcaatatatattcattcacacaagtacatcacatttttattactacaatttgattttgactttgactttgatcaacttaggtgataatctcttttatttaataaaattcttaatcataacgtaaaattaacctttatgtctttatacattcattattaaatttttacacattaaattttatttataactttatttttaatagttcgctaaattcacactaataacttaatattctatcaatagtctccaaattaatatttttcacaagtagctactaaaatctatttctctttaaataagtttccaaattcaacatttccatctttacaataaataaaattttattctcttcaaagaaaatcaaatattctaattaaaattcaagttaaaattgcatcatttggataagtttttaaaattttacaagttcaccaaatatcaatatttcaagttttgaaaaataaacaaacttattaggtttgcaaaaatcaacattctagttataaaacaaataaacttataatttcacaaaaatcaatatttctagttttaaaacaagtcaaacttataattttcacaaaaattaatatttctaattataaaacatgtaaaacttgtaatctcgcaaaatcaatatttcacacatagtttgagcggcaagtactaaatagtgattaaaagttttttttattatgaaatctcatatattcaagaaaaacactttaatatttaataacttataaaaatttctcaaaaatatctttttaattgttatttaactattatcacaaaaatagttgtaataatttaaaatagtgaatcaaactctcttttttttatatatgatatTGACCGAATGACCTATAagtgttttgggcccttttcacataaaaagaacgagttaatttaatttatcctactaaatcctagatttaaatagttaacataaatacttaaaaaaaataaaaattttacccaataacttagaaattcaCTACTCCCTCTGTTCTCTAATGTTTTTTCCCATTTGTAATATTCCaccttaaggagagagaaatttaattactgtttttgacacatatttaaaagataaaatatattcatgtgagaccTCGTTagatttgttttaatatatacttttttattgggtattttttataattttttatatgtatttagagatattgat
The Amaranthus tricolor cultivar Red isolate AtriRed21 chromosome 11, ASM2621246v1, whole genome shotgun sequence DNA segment above includes these coding regions:
- the LOC130827776 gene encoding vacuolar protein sorting-associated protein 55 homolog yields the protein MLQILACAIYSNWWPLLSALMYVVVPMPCLFFGGGSTQFLVSRDGGGWIDAAKFLTGASSVGSIAIPIILRHANLIETGALVIELFSFFLFACTVLCFHRATLDDEW
- the LOC130827777 gene encoding jasmonate-induced oxygenase 4-like produces the protein MAPPTASLKPVQELLEGGIVPESYLQHHTDDHDQLSVPLMDIPIIDYSLLFSSNSDELQKLRSALSSWGCFQLVNHGMTSELLDEVREMGKEFFKLPLEQKEKYSSKDGSLEGYGNDNSIRQANFNWNDKLHLQVYPQHKHQVLFWPQYPLNFRETLHEYSAKTKLVTNTLLKAMSSSLKLDENRFYELWGDDKEDEMHARFNFYPRCPNASQVVGLKAHTDGSAITILLQDKDIEGLQVLKDNQWFRVPIIPHALVIHVGDQLEIASNGIFKSPIHKVVINPQCDRISLAMLPLPNKEKEIGPFKELITEDRPQLFKRLKDYGQVYFKYMASEKRQIEFVKINYD